A portion of the Acidobacteriaceae bacterium genome contains these proteins:
- a CDS encoding TonB-dependent receptor: protein MTQLLSLFKRKKFSASATLLFLALGSGFAGAQTAVDGAVGGTVVDTTGAAIPNAKVLVHSNATNAESTMKADGAGYFRATRLTPGDYTVTISSEGFASFIAQHVTVQVGKFTEVTPKLTLGASQTTVQVSSEVPVINTESSDYTSDFNPTALSTLPINGRHWTSFALLSPGVTLGNSAFGLVSFRGTSNLQNNFLVDGVDDNDAFQSVERGYTRVGYSTAEDAILEFQVLTSNFSAQYGRALGGGVNAVTRSGSNTFHGDAFEYYRDNDFGATNPFNILQTIPTVQYVKPKDKRHQYGGSFSGPIKKDKLFFLFAFDQQKRNFPIVAVPTPQFTAYTNASYNNCATAAGGTVDAVTCAESRGATAAQVTAAENFLAAQSGIAPRQGNQIINFLKLDYKINDNNQASISYDRMRWDSPNGIQTNPVVRRGITSLGNDYDKVDSVIGKVTTMLTPKLSNEIRVGYGREYDTENQNTALSVEPIGNGGLPPGASISSNSGFVIGTPYYIPRTNYPDERVIEATDNVTWSKGQHTLTMGANFHYVQDNIIDVDYKYGQFNYTRVADFFTDYAHYLGNTAATCNSSFNSAAGGGLPCFTTIQQAFGRAQFVYHTNEYAGYAQDDWKIFPRLTLNLGVRYDFEQLPNPKIPSAAAQTAYKPSDKDNFAPRIGFAWDMFGTNKTILHGGYGIYYGRIQNGNIFRMLSATGSSGAQFQVSTSQANANAASVSYPNIVSSATAPVASNVAAFAPNFQVPYSTEAELALQQDLGYKTVLGIAYLGSFGRKLPTLVDTNINRNVTTLSSISFTGGPLAGNKWTIPVYTARTLTNAANAVPYVAYSQLFSAASSSYNALAVTVEHRMAQGVQLSASYTFSKAMDNFYNQNAIPTETNDPTDPNTLAYDKGRSVNDIPQRFTGNITLQPTFKIENKIVSQAANGWTLAPVWTVQTGVRYSMGLSGGTAVTGASASSFNGAGGLNIVNFRAYRNLGNNAALPGVERDQFKYANIDQIDLRLSRGFTFMEKYKLTLAAETFNILNRQQFSGYNTTAYTLSGTAAAGYTGAYQSTFGTPSASGNTIYRERQIQLFGRFEF from the coding sequence ATGACTCAGTTGCTTTCTCTCTTCAAGCGGAAGAAGTTTTCCGCCAGTGCAACCCTCTTATTCCTTGCTCTCGGTTCTGGTTTTGCTGGAGCTCAGACCGCGGTTGACGGTGCCGTGGGTGGCACCGTGGTGGATACCACCGGCGCTGCGATCCCCAACGCAAAAGTTCTCGTTCACAGCAATGCTACGAACGCAGAGTCCACCATGAAGGCCGACGGCGCAGGCTACTTCCGCGCAACGCGCCTCACCCCCGGCGACTACACCGTAACCATTAGCTCGGAAGGCTTTGCCTCCTTCATCGCGCAGCACGTAACCGTGCAGGTCGGTAAGTTTACTGAGGTCACGCCAAAGCTCACGCTTGGTGCTTCGCAGACCACCGTACAGGTCTCCAGCGAAGTCCCTGTCATCAACACCGAGTCCTCTGACTACACGAGCGACTTTAATCCCACTGCGCTCAGCACGTTGCCGATCAACGGTCGCCACTGGACGAGCTTCGCGCTCCTGAGCCCCGGCGTCACGCTGGGCAACAGCGCCTTCGGCCTCGTCAGCTTCCGCGGCACCAGCAACCTGCAGAACAACTTCCTCGTCGACGGCGTGGACGATAACGATGCCTTTCAGTCGGTGGAACGCGGCTACACGCGCGTCGGCTACTCCACCGCAGAAGACGCCATCCTCGAGTTCCAGGTGCTTACCTCGAACTTCTCCGCGCAGTACGGCCGCGCACTCGGCGGCGGTGTCAACGCTGTTACCCGCTCGGGCTCAAACACCTTCCACGGCGATGCCTTCGAGTACTACCGCGACAACGACTTCGGCGCAACCAATCCCTTCAACATTCTGCAGACGATTCCGACCGTGCAGTACGTGAAGCCGAAGGACAAGCGCCACCAGTACGGCGGCAGCTTCAGCGGTCCGATCAAGAAGGACAAGCTCTTCTTCCTCTTCGCCTTCGATCAGCAGAAGCGTAACTTCCCCATCGTTGCCGTGCCCACGCCGCAGTTCACCGCCTACACTAACGCCAGCTACAACAACTGCGCTACCGCTGCTGGCGGTACCGTCGACGCAGTCACCTGCGCCGAGAGCCGTGGCGCAACCGCTGCCCAGGTCACCGCTGCCGAGAACTTCCTCGCTGCGCAGTCGGGCATCGCTCCTCGTCAGGGCAATCAGATCATCAACTTCCTGAAGCTCGACTACAAGATCAACGACAACAACCAGGCGTCGATCTCCTATGACCGTATGCGTTGGGACTCGCCCAACGGCATCCAGACCAATCCCGTCGTCCGCCGCGGCATCACCTCGCTCGGCAACGACTACGACAAGGTCGACTCGGTCATCGGCAAGGTCACGACCATGCTCACACCGAAGCTCTCCAACGAAATCCGTGTTGGTTACGGTCGTGAGTACGATACCGAAAACCAGAACACTGCGCTGTCGGTCGAGCCCATCGGCAACGGCGGCCTGCCTCCCGGCGCAAGCATCTCCAGCAACTCGGGCTTTGTCATCGGCACCCCCTATTACATCCCGCGTACAAACTATCCTGACGAGCGCGTCATCGAAGCCACCGACAACGTCACCTGGTCCAAGGGACAGCACACGCTCACCATGGGCGCGAACTTCCACTACGTACAGGACAACATCATCGACGTTGACTACAAGTACGGTCAGTTCAACTACACTCGCGTTGCCGATTTCTTCACCGACTACGCTCACTACCTCGGCAACACCGCTGCTACCTGTAACAGCAGCTTCAACTCGGCAGCTGGCGGCGGCCTGCCCTGCTTCACTACCATCCAGCAGGCATTCGGTCGCGCGCAGTTTGTGTACCACACCAATGAATACGCAGGTTACGCTCAGGATGACTGGAAGATCTTTCCCCGCCTGACCCTGAACCTCGGCGTGCGTTACGACTTCGAGCAGCTTCCCAACCCGAAGATCCCCAGTGCGGCAGCGCAGACAGCGTACAAGCCCAGCGATAAGGACAACTTCGCTCCTCGCATCGGCTTTGCGTGGGATATGTTCGGCACGAACAAGACCATACTGCATGGTGGATACGGCATCTACTATGGCCGCATCCAGAACGGCAACATCTTCCGTATGCTGTCGGCAACCGGATCTTCGGGTGCTCAGTTCCAGGTCTCCACAAGCCAGGCGAACGCAAATGCGGCCAGCGTAAGCTATCCCAACATTGTCTCGTCAGCTACCGCGCCCGTCGCGTCCAACGTCGCAGCCTTCGCTCCCAACTTCCAGGTGCCGTACTCCACGGAAGCTGAACTCGCGCTGCAGCAGGACCTCGGCTACAAGACCGTACTGGGCATCGCCTACCTCGGTTCTTTCGGTCGTAAGCTCCCAACGCTCGTCGACACCAACATCAACAGGAACGTCACAACGCTCTCCTCCATCTCCTTCACCGGAGGCCCTCTCGCTGGCAACAAATGGACGATCCCTGTCTATACCGCACGCACTCTTACCAATGCCGCTAACGCCGTACCGTATGTTGCCTACTCGCAGCTTTTCTCCGCCGCCAGCAGCAGCTACAACGCCCTGGCTGTGACCGTCGAGCACCGCATGGCACAGGGTGTCCAGCTTTCTGCGAGCTACACCTTCTCCAAGGCGATGGACAACTTCTACAACCAGAACGCTATCCCCACCGAAACCAACGATCCCACAGATCCGAACACGCTCGCCTATGACAAGGGCCGTTCGGTCAACGACATCCCGCAGCGCTTCACCGGGAACATCACATTGCAGCCGACCTTCAAGATCGAAAACAAGATCGTAAGCCAGGCAGCTAATGGATGGACGCTGGCTCCGGTCTGGACGGTGCAGACGGGCGTTCGCTACAGCATGGGACTCTCTGGTGGCACCGCTGTAACGGGCGCTTCGGCCTCGTCGTTCAATGGCGCTGGTGGTCTCAACATCGTGAACTTTCGCGCGTATCGCAACCTCGGCAACAATGCAGCGTTGCCGGGTGTAGAACGCGATCAGTTCAAGTACGCCAACATCGACCAGATCGATCTGCGTCTCTCTCGTGGCTTCACTTTCATGGAGAAGTACAAGCTGACGCTCGCCGCAGAAACCTTCAACATCCTCAACCGCCAGCAGTTCTCGGGCTACAACACGACGGCCTACACCCTCTCGGGTACGGCAGCCGCCGGCTACACCGGCGCTTACCAGTCGACCTTCGGCACGCCGAGTGCTTCGGGCAACACCATCTACCGCGAACGTCAGATCCAGCTCTTCGGACGCTTCGAGTTCTAA
- a CDS encoding Fe2+-dependent dioxygenase, with product MLIEVPDVLSKEEVKEFRRILDQTEWVDGKATAGHQGARVKNNMQLPESHPVGRALGDRIVQAVESHPLFVSAALPLKIYPPLFNRYEGGQSFGDHIDGSIRRIAGTKEYVRTDLSVTLFLSEPDEYDGGELIVRDTYGTKEVKLPAGHLILYPSTSLHQVTPVTRGARVSSFFWLQSFIRQGDQRSLLFDLDVAIQQLNETAAGNPSIVTLTGVYHNLLRTWSDS from the coding sequence ATGTTGATCGAAGTGCCGGACGTTCTTTCCAAAGAAGAGGTCAAAGAGTTCCGCCGCATTCTCGACCAGACCGAATGGGTCGACGGCAAGGCTACGGCTGGTCATCAGGGTGCGCGCGTGAAGAACAACATGCAGCTTCCCGAGTCGCATCCTGTCGGTCGTGCGCTCGGTGATCGCATCGTGCAGGCGGTCGAAAGCCACCCACTCTTCGTCTCCGCTGCGCTCCCACTCAAGATCTATCCGCCGCTCTTCAACCGCTACGAAGGCGGCCAGTCCTTCGGCGACCACATCGACGGCTCCATCCGCCGCATCGCCGGGACGAAGGAGTACGTTCGCACCGACCTCTCCGTTACGCTCTTCCTCAGCGAGCCTGACGAGTACGACGGTGGCGAGCTTATCGTCCGCGACACCTACGGCACGAAGGAAGTAAAGCTACCCGCCGGCCATCTCATCCTTTATCCCTCGACGAGTCTGCATCAGGTCACGCCGGTAACGCGCGGCGCACGTGTCTCCTCCTTCTTCTGGCTGCAGAGCTTTATCCGTCAGGGAGACCAACGCTCTCTGCTCTTCGACCTTGACGTCGCCATCCAGCAACTCAATGAAACGGCCGCAGGCAATCCCAGCATCGTGACTCTAACTGGCGTGTATCACAATCTGCTCCGCACCTGGTCAGACTCCTAG
- a CDS encoding tetratricopeptide repeat protein: MQTPTDQQSLDLVREAALSGVHQAQVMFGQILLDGKLLERNPTWALHWFERAAKSGNIMAMNMVGRCLDQGWGAPQSPTMAYPWFRRAAEAGLDWGMYNLATALILGRGVKEDKTAGYIWLQKAAELNHAKSITLLAGFYEDGWVVEQNTRKAIELYKKSAELGDFRGQFNYARCLALAGEYDAAVEWLRLVPQTSTPAFLAKAREFFLSAPGESMRSLAQVLTAQ, from the coding sequence ATGCAAACTCCAACTGATCAACAATCCCTGGACCTGGTGCGCGAAGCTGCTTTGAGCGGCGTGCACCAGGCCCAGGTCATGTTTGGGCAGATACTGCTCGACGGAAAGCTCCTCGAGCGCAACCCGACGTGGGCGCTGCACTGGTTCGAGCGTGCCGCAAAAAGCGGCAACATCATGGCGATGAACATGGTCGGACGCTGCCTCGATCAGGGGTGGGGTGCTCCACAAAGCCCGACGATGGCCTACCCATGGTTTCGCCGCGCAGCGGAGGCTGGCCTGGACTGGGGCATGTATAACCTCGCCACCGCGCTTATCCTCGGTCGTGGCGTCAAGGAAGATAAGACAGCTGGCTACATCTGGTTGCAGAAAGCCGCAGAGCTGAACCACGCTAAGTCCATCACCCTGCTCGCGGGCTTTTATGAAGACGGCTGGGTCGTGGAGCAGAACACCCGCAAAGCCATCGAGCTCTACAAAAAGTCTGCTGAACTCGGCGACTTCCGTGGACAATTCAACTACGCTCGCTGCCTCGCTTTGGCCGGTGAGTACGACGCTGCCGTGGAATGGCTTCGACTCGTTCCCCAAACCTCAACGCCAGCCTTCCTCGCCAAGGCACGGGAGTTCTTCCTCTCCGCACCCGGTGAGTCTATGCGCTCGCTGGCCCAGGTGCTCACAGCGCAGTAA